The following are encoded in a window of Cryobacterium sp. CG_9.6 genomic DNA:
- a CDS encoding DeoR/GlpR family DNA-binding transcription regulator: MTTREPIPAHRRREQIVTMLAERGFVRVSELRAAFAVSGVTARADLDALVVTGLARRVHGGAVPAHAAGAGAVGRPEREFSFEEALAASVVPKHEIGRLAAALVQNGQSVILDVGTTTLAIAKALRERVDLRDVVVITNGLSIALELEPAIPRFTVIVTGGSLRPLQHSLVEPLAGTVLSQMHADLAFIGCNGVDVQRGVTNINLPEAGVKALMLAAAERSIVVADGSKLGQVHLGLVGELGAFDTLITDAAADPAALHELRETGLTVLQPE; the protein is encoded by the coding sequence ATGACCACTCGCGAGCCCATTCCCGCCCACCGGCGCCGCGAGCAGATTGTCACGATGCTCGCGGAGCGCGGCTTCGTGCGGGTGAGTGAACTGCGGGCAGCTTTTGCTGTGTCCGGGGTGACGGCACGAGCCGACCTCGACGCGCTCGTGGTCACGGGGTTGGCGCGGCGGGTGCACGGCGGCGCGGTGCCAGCGCACGCGGCGGGCGCCGGAGCGGTGGGACGGCCCGAGCGTGAGTTTTCTTTTGAGGAGGCGCTTGCGGCATCCGTGGTGCCCAAGCACGAGATTGGTCGACTGGCCGCGGCGCTCGTGCAGAACGGCCAGAGCGTGATTCTCGACGTGGGCACGACCACCCTTGCCATCGCGAAAGCACTGCGGGAGCGCGTCGACCTGCGCGACGTCGTGGTCATCACCAACGGACTCAGCATCGCCTTGGAGCTGGAGCCGGCCATTCCCCGGTTCACGGTGATCGTCACGGGCGGGTCGCTGCGGCCGCTGCAACACTCGCTCGTGGAGCCGCTCGCCGGAACAGTGCTCAGCCAAATGCACGCGGATCTTGCCTTCATCGGCTGTAACGGGGTGGATGTGCAGCGCGGCGTGACGAACATTAACCTGCCCGAGGCTGGCGTGAAGGCCCTCATGCTCGCCGCAGCCGAGCGCTCCATCGTTGTGGCTGACGGATCTAAGCTCGGCCAGGTACATCTGGGCCTTGTGGGAGAGCTCGGCGCCTTCGATACCCTCATCACCGACGCTGCCGCAGACCCGGCCGCGCTCCACGAGCTTCGGGAGACCGGCCTCACGGTGCTGCAGCCGGAATAG
- a CDS encoding tyrosine-type recombinase/integrase, producing the protein MGGFGVRRNPAAERGRRGYRRGCLRLRLPAARLGIVDHIRPHDVRHTAASLWLAAGFKPYEVSRWLGHANLVTTDTVHGYLSPPDYSSAIERFELFVSEGAATM; encoded by the coding sequence GTGGGGGGCTTCGGAGTAAGGCGGAACCCCGCGGCGGAGCGCGGTCGGAGGGGTTATCGGAGGGGTTGCCTTCGACTGCGATTACCAGCGGCGAGGCTCGGGATCGTGGATCACATACGGCCGCACGACGTGCGCCACACGGCGGCCAGTTTGTGGCTGGCAGCCGGGTTCAAGCCTTACGAGGTGAGCCGCTGGCTCGGGCACGCGAACCTCGTCACGACCGACACCGTCCATGGATACCTCTCTCCGCCTGACTACTCCAGCGCGATCGAGCGCTTCGAGTTGTTCGTGTCAGAGGGCGCTGCCACTATGTAG
- a CDS encoding DUF445 domain-containing protein, which yields MTTTHTRAADAAALSPQDAERGRALTGMKRLAAGLLVLMAVIFTVSFALQDRYPWLAFVRAAAEGGMVGALADWFAVTALFRYPLGLRIPHTNIIATRKNEIGASLGEFVEANFLAESVVRGKLESVGISRRVGHWLAVPHNAERLSTELSSGARGVVELLDDDAIRSLIESLAREHLVAPEWGPSIGRVGERLVSNGQQHAGVDLLLDRADGWLRAHPEAFGRAVSARLPSWMPGFVDKLVDDRAYREVIAFVEGVRAQPTHPVRQAIDRYLGEVMDDLQHEPIMIQRVESLKAGLLDSPRLREFAGETWESVKASFVTALDDPQSAVRRGIRDTLTDFGTRLEQDTALGARLDRWLVDSVTTLVQNYGHEIAGVITETVERWDSAETSAKIELQVGRDLQFIRINGTIVGSLAGLTIYAVAQGVSSLF from the coding sequence ATGACCACCACGCACACGCGGGCAGCGGATGCCGCGGCCCTCTCACCCCAAGACGCCGAACGCGGCCGTGCGCTCACCGGTATGAAGCGGCTCGCGGCCGGACTGCTCGTGCTAATGGCCGTCATTTTCACGGTGTCGTTCGCCCTGCAGGACCGATACCCGTGGCTCGCCTTCGTGCGGGCGGCGGCCGAGGGCGGCATGGTGGGTGCCCTGGCCGACTGGTTCGCCGTCACGGCCCTGTTTCGGTATCCGTTGGGGCTGCGCATTCCGCACACGAACATCATCGCCACGCGCAAGAACGAGATTGGTGCGAGCCTCGGTGAGTTTGTGGAAGCTAATTTTCTCGCCGAGTCTGTGGTGCGCGGCAAACTGGAGTCCGTGGGAATTTCCCGCCGTGTGGGCCACTGGCTGGCCGTGCCCCACAACGCCGAGCGTCTCAGCACCGAACTATCGAGTGGCGCTCGCGGAGTGGTGGAGCTGCTGGATGACGACGCGATTAGGAGTTTGATTGAGTCGCTGGCACGGGAACACCTCGTGGCGCCGGAGTGGGGCCCGAGCATCGGCCGGGTGGGGGAGCGTCTCGTGTCCAACGGTCAGCAGCATGCAGGTGTCGACCTGCTTCTAGACCGTGCCGACGGGTGGCTGCGTGCTCACCCGGAGGCCTTCGGCCGAGCGGTGTCGGCCCGATTGCCCAGCTGGATGCCCGGATTTGTCGACAAACTGGTGGACGACAGGGCCTACCGGGAGGTGATTGCCTTCGTGGAGGGTGTTCGCGCCCAGCCGACGCATCCCGTGCGACAGGCGATTGACCGCTACCTCGGTGAGGTCATGGACGACCTGCAACACGAGCCCATCATGATTCAACGTGTGGAATCTCTCAAAGCGGGGCTGCTCGACAGTCCGCGGCTGCGCGAGTTCGCGGGGGAAACCTGGGAGTCCGTGAAGGCATCGTTCGTTACGGCTCTCGACGACCCGCAGAGTGCGGTGCGCCGTGGCATCCGCGACACCCTGACGGACTTCGGCACGCGGTTGGAGCAGGACACTGCCCTGGGCGCTCGCCTCGACCGGTGGCTCGTGGATTCGGTGACGACGCTCGTGCAGAACTACGGGCACGAAATTGCCGGAGTGATCACCGAGACGGTGGAGCGTTGGGACTCGGCGGAGACATCGGCCAAAATCGAGCTCCAGGTGGGGAGGGACCTCCAGTTCATCCGCATCAACGGCACCATCGTGGGTTCGCTGGCCGGTCTCACCATTTACGCCGTGGCCCAGGGCGTCTCCAGCCTGTTCTAA
- a CDS encoding helix-turn-helix domain-containing protein: MSVQNPRARRWLDTAEAAQYLGLSERQVVRARQSGRLGYTRLGGLHARYTQEQLDTYIEACTVTPRSDAK, encoded by the coding sequence ATGTCCGTTCAGAACCCCCGCGCTCGCCGCTGGTTAGACACAGCAGAAGCTGCCCAGTACCTTGGCCTGTCCGAGCGACAGGTCGTCCGCGCTCGCCAGTCCGGCAGGCTCGGCTACACGAGGCTCGGCGGCCTCCACGCTCGCTACACGCAGGAGCAACTCGACACCTACATCGAAGCCTGCACCGTCACGCCGCGCAGCGACGCGAAGTAG
- a CDS encoding helix-turn-helix transcriptional regulator, which produces MPAVAPIQNDRRVAFGHRIRELRLQLGLSQEALAELAGVHRTYMGSVERGERNVSLDNIYRFADALGVDAGQLL; this is translated from the coding sequence GTGCCTGCCGTAGCCCCGATACAAAACGACCGCCGCGTCGCGTTTGGGCACCGCATCAGAGAGCTACGGCTGCAACTCGGGCTCAGCCAAGAAGCGCTGGCAGAGTTGGCCGGAGTTCACCGCACCTACATGGGCAGCGTTGAACGCGGCGAACGTAACGTCAGCCTCGACAACATTTATCGCTTTGCTGACGCGCTGGGCGTGGACGCGGGACAACTGCTCTAA
- the galT gene encoding galactose-1-phosphate uridylyltransferase, translating into MTNPIPATPFVADETIARHPHSLADGRDLIYFDDPDTTLSPERSIDTRAPESRPQTARMRQDPLTGEWVSIASNRQNRVFLPPAHLDPLAPATPENPSEIPSNYDVAVFENKSPSFGPLLTDADAPAGLDDLASIGLGRSRTSVGRCEVVCFSPENEGSFASLSVTRARTVIEAWAERTYALSSMPGIEQVFPFENRGEAIGVTLRHPHGQIYSYPYVTPRTLRVIDSLERYGPTLFADILASEQASDRVILQGEHWTAFVPFAARWPIEVHMLPNRQLPDFAATTLAERDELAVLYRRLLRGIDAIYDTPTPYIAAWHQAPISTHRDEIRLMLQVTSPRRAADKLKYLAGSEAAMGAWIGDVTPENAAQTIRAAIDRADALEA; encoded by the coding sequence ATGACAAACCCCATACCCGCAACACCGTTCGTTGCCGACGAGACCATCGCCCGTCACCCGCATTCCCTCGCCGACGGCCGCGACCTGATCTACTTCGATGATCCCGACACCACCCTGTCGCCCGAGCGATCGATCGACACGCGCGCCCCGGAATCTCGCCCGCAGACCGCGCGCATGCGCCAGGACCCGCTCACCGGAGAGTGGGTCTCCATTGCCTCGAACCGACAGAACCGCGTGTTCCTTCCGCCGGCCCACCTCGACCCGCTCGCCCCCGCGACCCCCGAGAACCCCTCCGAAATTCCGAGCAACTATGACGTGGCGGTGTTCGAGAACAAGTCGCCCTCGTTCGGCCCTCTTCTGACGGATGCCGACGCTCCCGCTGGCCTTGACGACCTCGCCTCCATCGGGCTGGGTCGCAGCCGCACGTCCGTCGGCCGGTGTGAGGTGGTGTGTTTCAGCCCTGAAAATGAGGGGTCGTTCGCGAGCCTGTCGGTCACACGGGCGCGCACGGTGATCGAAGCCTGGGCAGAACGAACGTATGCACTTTCGAGCATGCCCGGCATTGAGCAGGTCTTCCCGTTTGAAAACCGCGGGGAGGCCATTGGCGTCACCCTGCGGCATCCGCACGGTCAGATTTATAGTTACCCCTATGTCACGCCCCGCACGCTGCGCGTGATCGACTCCCTCGAACGCTACGGACCCACGCTGTTCGCCGACATTTTGGCCAGCGAACAGGCCTCGGACCGCGTTATTTTGCAGGGCGAACACTGGACCGCCTTCGTTCCGTTCGCGGCGCGCTGGCCCATCGAGGTGCACATGCTCCCGAATCGCCAGCTCCCCGATTTCGCCGCCACCACGCTGGCGGAGCGAGACGAACTTGCGGTGTTGTACCGCCGACTGCTGCGCGGGATCGATGCCATTTACGACACCCCCACGCCCTATATCGCGGCCTGGCATCAGGCCCCGATTAGCACCCACCGAGACGAGATTCGCCTCATGCTGCAGGTGACCAGCCCGCGCCGCGCCGCGGACAAGCTCAAGTATCTGGCTGGCTCCGAAGCCGCCATGGGTGCGTGGATCGGCGACGTCACCCCCGAGAACGCCGCCCAGACCATCCGCGCCGCCATTGACCGCGCCGACGCTCTGGAGGCCTGA
- a CDS encoding aldose 1-epimerase family protein, translating to MRAATGTQFELMADGPGGRARATITEVAAGIRSYALNGIDLVEHFPADVQPPMGAGIVLMPWPNRIRDGVWTQNGVRHQLALTEPARSNAIHGLLRFAPYRLVSRTSSSVTLGAPVFAQSGYPFQLQTEVTYALVDDGLDVTHTVQNTGAADAPVAVGAHPYLKIGDVPTEDLVLRVSAETHLDVDDRLNPVGESPVHATPFDLRTGVRVGDLDLDDGFGAVPSPDGRGEHSLTAPDGRALTLWGDESMRYVQVFTPRIFPTRSGSHTDGSDAPVPGQAVAIEPMTAPADAFNSGAGLRWLVPGETFTVRWGIRHSGFTA from the coding sequence ATGCGAGCAGCAACAGGAACCCAATTCGAACTCATGGCCGACGGCCCCGGCGGGCGGGCGCGGGCCACCATCACCGAGGTTGCCGCCGGCATCCGTTCGTATGCCCTCAACGGCATAGATCTGGTGGAACACTTTCCGGCGGATGTGCAGCCGCCGATGGGCGCGGGAATTGTGCTCATGCCCTGGCCCAATCGCATCAGGGACGGCGTCTGGACGCAAAATGGTGTGCGTCACCAGCTCGCCCTCACAGAGCCCGCCCGGTCCAACGCGATCCACGGCCTGCTGCGTTTCGCTCCGTATCGTCTGGTGTCGCGCACGAGTTCGTCGGTCACGCTCGGGGCCCCGGTTTTTGCGCAGTCCGGTTACCCCTTCCAGCTGCAGACCGAGGTCACCTATGCCCTCGTCGATGACGGGCTTGACGTGACGCACACGGTGCAGAACACCGGTGCAGCGGATGCCCCGGTGGCGGTCGGTGCGCACCCCTACCTCAAGATCGGTGACGTTCCTACCGAAGACCTCGTGCTGCGCGTCTCTGCCGAGACTCATCTGGACGTGGATGATCGCCTGAATCCCGTGGGGGAGTCGCCCGTGCACGCTACGCCGTTCGACCTGCGGACGGGCGTTCGAGTCGGTGACCTGGATCTCGATGACGGCTTCGGTGCCGTGCCCAGTCCGGATGGTCGCGGTGAGCACTCGCTTACGGCCCCCGACGGCCGCGCGCTCACCCTCTGGGGCGACGAGAGCATGCGCTACGTGCAGGTGTTCACCCCGCGAATCTTCCCCACCCGCAGCGGCAGCCACACCGACGGCAGCGACGCCCCCGTTCCGGGTCAGGCCGTGGCCATCGAACCGATGACCGCACCCGCCGATGCCTTCAACTCCGGTGCGGGCCTGCGCTGGCTCGTGCCGGGGGAAACGTTCACCGTGCGCTGGGGCATCCGTCACTCGGGTTTCACGGCCTGA
- a CDS encoding uracil-DNA glycosylase → MHLDAPRGFRNPDRVADRLAMLETAPSAQPLRDWADDLAARRKVVVPHFDPAEAGVDARVLMLLEAPGPMANEHGGRPGSGFISVDNDDPTAQNIWTTRNDVGLHDGVLVWNIVPWYLGPASIHPTVSVMAQGAMELRRLLPLLQNVSAIVLSGRYAQSGWKKHVAPFVGSALTVFETWHPSALSFNQPGHSDDFKRALERAVRYA, encoded by the coding sequence ATGCATCTCGACGCGCCACGCGGCTTCCGTAATCCTGACCGCGTTGCGGACCGACTAGCGATGCTCGAAACCGCGCCGAGCGCTCAACCCTTGCGCGATTGGGCTGACGACCTCGCTGCGCGGCGGAAAGTCGTAGTTCCGCACTTTGACCCCGCAGAGGCCGGTGTGGATGCTCGCGTCCTGATGCTGCTTGAAGCGCCGGGGCCGATGGCCAACGAGCACGGTGGGCGGCCTGGCTCAGGCTTCATTTCAGTTGACAATGACGACCCGACGGCCCAGAACATCTGGACTACGCGTAACGATGTTGGCCTGCATGACGGAGTGCTCGTTTGGAATATCGTGCCGTGGTACCTCGGACCCGCGAGCATCCATCCCACTGTGAGTGTGATGGCGCAAGGCGCTATGGAGCTTAGACGGCTCTTGCCGCTATTGCAGAACGTTTCCGCAATTGTCCTTTCGGGGCGCTACGCACAAAGCGGCTGGAAAAAGCACGTTGCACCCTTCGTCGGAAGTGCGCTGACCGTGTTCGAGACGTGGCATCCGTCCGCATTGTCGTTCAATCAGCCGGGACATAGCGACGATTTCAAGCGCGCTCTTGAACGGGCTGTCCGTTACGCCTAG
- a CDS encoding AMP-binding protein gives MLSYSQTLSSQPLLESTIGDHFEQTVARFPHRDALIEVATDRQWTYTELNAAVDECARGLLALGLKRGDRVGIWSPNCAEWTIVQYATAKIGAILVNVNPAFRLTELEYVIRQCGMRMLISAPSDKNSDYPSMARDALASCSELRELVFLSDDGGAGQPGEFSYDAVVTAGQAISPLDLRDRMDELSSSDPINLQYTSGTTGFPKGATLTHRNILNNGYFIGELLQYTEKDRVVLPVPFYHCFGMVIGNLNVYSHGAAAIIPGRGFTASAALQAVQDHGGTSLYGVPTMFMAELALPDFADYDLSTLRTGVMAGSTCPVAVMTRVIKEMNMVDVAICYGMTETSPVSTMTRSDDTVARRTSTVGRTMPHLENKIVNPLTGDTVERDEIGELCTRGYSVISGYWNEPDKTREAIDEESWIHTGDLASMDAEGYITVEGRIKDMVIRGGENIYPREIEEFLYRHPSIHDVQVIGVPDEKYGEELMACIILKPGVDTVTAEDLAAFCHGRLAHFKVPRYTDVREAFPLTVSGKIRKIDMRNEAIARFASASVESEQTIV, from the coding sequence ATGCTGTCGTACTCGCAGACCCTGTCAAGCCAGCCACTTCTCGAATCGACCATCGGCGATCACTTTGAACAGACCGTGGCGCGGTTTCCGCATCGGGATGCCCTGATTGAGGTTGCCACCGACAGGCAGTGGACCTACACGGAGTTGAACGCCGCCGTCGATGAGTGCGCCCGTGGCCTCCTGGCATTGGGGCTGAAGCGCGGCGATCGGGTGGGGATCTGGTCACCCAACTGCGCCGAGTGGACAATCGTTCAGTATGCGACTGCCAAGATCGGCGCGATCCTGGTGAACGTGAACCCCGCCTTCCGCCTGACAGAGCTGGAATATGTCATTCGGCAGTGCGGCATGCGCATGCTCATCTCCGCACCGTCCGACAAAAACAGTGACTACCCGAGCATGGCCCGCGACGCACTCGCCAGCTGCAGCGAACTGCGGGAACTCGTTTTCCTGTCCGATGATGGCGGAGCCGGCCAGCCGGGCGAGTTCAGCTATGACGCAGTGGTGACCGCCGGACAGGCTATTTCACCACTCGACCTGCGAGACCGCATGGACGAGCTGAGTTCGAGTGACCCGATCAATCTGCAGTACACATCGGGAACGACCGGGTTTCCGAAGGGCGCCACACTCACCCACCGCAACATTCTGAACAACGGCTACTTTATTGGCGAGCTTCTCCAGTACACCGAAAAAGACCGGGTCGTCCTTCCGGTGCCGTTTTATCACTGCTTTGGAATGGTCATCGGTAACCTCAATGTGTATTCGCATGGGGCTGCCGCGATCATTCCGGGGCGCGGCTTCACGGCATCCGCTGCGCTGCAAGCGGTTCAGGATCACGGTGGAACCTCGCTGTATGGGGTCCCCACCATGTTCATGGCCGAGCTGGCACTGCCCGACTTTGCCGACTACGACCTGTCGACACTGCGCACGGGTGTGATGGCAGGATCAACCTGCCCGGTCGCCGTCATGACGCGTGTGATCAAGGAGATGAATATGGTGGATGTGGCCATCTGTTATGGGATGACCGAGACCTCGCCGGTGTCGACGATGACGCGCAGCGACGATACGGTTGCACGCCGCACCTCGACCGTGGGGCGCACGATGCCGCATCTGGAGAACAAGATTGTTAATCCCCTGACCGGCGACACCGTGGAGCGGGACGAAATCGGTGAGCTGTGCACCCGGGGGTACAGCGTGATCTCGGGCTACTGGAACGAGCCAGACAAGACCCGGGAAGCCATTGACGAGGAGAGTTGGATTCACACGGGTGACCTCGCCAGCATGGATGCCGAGGGGTACATCACCGTGGAAGGACGCATCAAGGACATGGTGATTCGCGGGGGCGAAAACATCTATCCCCGCGAGATTGAGGAATTCCTTTACCGCCACCCGTCAATCCACGACGTGCAGGTGATTGGTGTGCCCGACGAGAAGTACGGCGAGGAGCTGATGGCCTGCATCATCCTGAAGCCGGGCGTCGACACGGTAACCGCCGAAGACCTCGCCGCGTTCTGCCACGGGCGCCTGGCGCACTTCAAGGTGCCGCGGTACACCGACGTTCGAGAGGCGTTTCCGCTCACCGTATCGGGCAAGATTCGCAAGATCGACATGCGGAACGAAGCTATCGCCCGCTTCGCCAGCGCCAGCGTGGAATCCGAGCAGACGATCGTTTAG